A window of the Oncorhynchus masou masou isolate Uvic2021 chromosome 13, UVic_Omas_1.1, whole genome shotgun sequence genome harbors these coding sequences:
- the LOC135552012 gene encoding eIF5-mimic protein 1, whose translation MNTGKQQKPVLTGQRFKTRKRDEKEKFEPTVFRDTIVLGLNEAGEDLDAVAKFLDVTGSRLDYRRYADTLFDILIAGSMLAPGGTRIDEGDKAKVTEHCVFTTEENHANLRRYAQVFNKLIRRYKYLQNAFEEEIKKLLLFLKAFSESEQTKLAMLTGILLANGTLPPPILTSLFSDNVVKEGISASFAVKLFKAWISEKDATAVTSALRKASLDKRLLELFPASKQNVEHFSKYFNEAGLKELSDFMRVQQSQGTRKELQKELQERLSQDCPIREMVVYVKEEMKRSALQEQAVIGLLWNILMNAVEWNKKEELVTEQALKHLKHYAPLLAAFSTQGQSELVLLLRIQEYCYDNIHFMKSFSKIVVLFYKADVLSEEAILRWYKDTHNTKGKGVFVEQMKKFVEWLQNAEEESESEGEED comes from the exons ATGAATACCGGTAAGCAGCAGAAGCCAGTGCTAACAGGCCAGCGGTTCAAGACCAGGAAAAGGG ATGAAAAGGAGAAGTTTGAGCCCACAGTTTTCAGAGACACAATTGTTCTGGGCCTCAACGAAGCAGGAGAAGACCTCGATGCTGTAGCTAAGTTCTTGGACGTTACCGGTTCCCGACTCGACTACCGTCGCTATGCCGACACCCTCTTCGACATCCTCATCGCGGGGAGCATGCTCG CTCCCGGTGGTACGCGTATTGATGAGGGGGACAAGGCCAAGGTGACGGAACATTGTGTGTTTACCACCGAGGAGAACCATGCTAACCTCCGCCGCTATGCTCAG GTTTTTAACAAGCTTATCAGGAGGTACAAGTACCTGCAGAATGCCTTTGAGGAGGAAATCAAAAAG CTTTTGCTGTTCCTGAAGGCATTCAGTGAATCAGAGCAAACCAAACTGGCTATGTTGACTGGTATCCTATTGGCTAATGGCACTCTGCCCCCGCCCATCCTCACCAGCCTCTTCAGCGACAATGTTGTCAAGGAAG GTATCTCTGCGTCCTTTGCGGTGAAACTGTTCAAGGCTTGGATATCTGAGAAAGATGCTACTGCAGTCACCTCAGCCCTGAGGAAGGCTAGCCTGGATAAGAGACTCCTG GAGCTGTTTCCTGCCAGCAAGCAGAACGTGGAGCATTTCTCCAAGTACTTCAATGAGGCGGGGCTAAAGGAACTTTCCGACTTCATGCGTGTGCAGCAGTCTCAGGGAACACGCAAGGAGCTGCAGAAAGAACTGCAGGAGCGCCTCTCTCAGGACTGCCCCATACGAGAG ATGGTGGTGTATGtgaaggaggagatgaagaggagtgCTCTCCAGGAGCAAGCTGTGATTGGTCTGCTGTGGAACATTCTCATGAATGCTGTGGAGTGGAACAAGAAGGAGGAGTTGGTCACCGAGCAAGCCCTCAAACACCTTAAA CACTATGCCCCTCTGCTAGCAGCGTTCAGCACCCAGGGCCAGTCAGAGCTGGTGCTGCTACTGAGGATCCAGGAGTACTGCTATGACAATATCCACTTCATGAAGTCCTTCTCCAAGATAGTGGTGCTCTTCTACAAAG CTGACGTTTTGAGTGAGGAGGCCATTCTGAGGTGGTACAAAGACACTCACAACACCAAAGGGAAAGGTGTCTTTGTCGAGCAGATGAAGAAGTTTGTTGAGTGGCTGCAAAATGCAGAAGAAG AGTCTgagtctgagggagaggaggactag
- the LOC135552014 gene encoding ankyrin repeat and MYND domain-containing protein 2-like isoform X1, with translation MAAPKKGDLSAAEREILQVIAAGDVQEVARLLGSKDVRVNCLDEYGMTPLMHAAYKGQADMCSLLLQHGADVNCNEHDYGYTALMFAGLSGKTDITSMMLDAGAETDLVNSVGRTAAQMAAFVGQHDCVTVINNFFSRARLEYYTRPQGLEREAKLPPKLAGPLHKIIMTCNLNPVKLVMLVRENPLLVDVGALEKCYHVMDLLCEQCVKQQDMNEVLAMKMHYISYVLQKCMAFLLDRDDKLDVLIKSLLKGRDGDGFPQYQEKFIRDCIRKFPYCEAALLQQLVRSIAPVEIGNDPTAFSVLTQALTGKMAFIDAEFCATCGERGAEKRCSLCKMVTYCGLMCQRLHWFTHKKICKGLQEKDAPRLRELNDEESDMVKETASFLAELCLKAEERMVSSGCPGPSAPDQLNCPSTSSEGPPSCNQE, from the exons ATGGCTGCTCCCAAGAAAGGAGATCTTTCAGCAGCTGAGCGAGAAATATTACAGGTTATTGCTGCAG GTGATGTGCAGGAGGTTGCACGGCTGCTGGGGTCCAAGGACGTCAGAGTCAACTGTctggatgag TATGGAATGACTCCCCTAATGCACGCAGCATACAAGGGCCAGGCAGACATGTGCAGTCTGCTGCTCCAGCACGGGGCAGACGTCAATTGTAATGAACATGATTATGGATACACAGCCCTCATGTTTGCTGGACTCTCAG GAAAGACAGACATAACCTCCATGATGCTGGATGCGGGTGCAGAGACAGACCTGGTCAATTCAGTAGGTCGCACGGCTGCTCAGATGGCTGCTTTCGTGG GCCAGCATGACTGTGTGACAGTGATCAACAACTTCTTCTCTCGAGCGCGGCTCGAGTACTACACTCGACCCCAGGGGCTGGAGCGAGAAGCCAAACTGCCTCCCAAACTGGCTGGACCTCTTCACAAGATCATCATGACCTGCAACCTCAACCCTGTCAAG CTGGTGATGCTGGTCAGGGAGAACCCTCTGCTGGTGGACGTGGGAGCATTAGAGAAGTGTTACCATGTCATGGATCTGCTGTGTGAGCAGTGTGTGAAGCAGCAGGATATGAATGAAGTCCTGGCCATGAAGATGCACTACATTAGCTATGTGCTGCAGAAATGCATGGCCTTCCTTCTGGACCGTGATGACAAGCTAGATGTGCTCatcaagag CCTGttgaaggggagggatggagatggcttTCCTCAGTACcaggagaagttcattagagaCTGCATCAGGAAGTTTCCCTACTGTGAAGCCGCACTACTACAGCAGCTGGTCAGGAGCATCGCACCAGTGGAGATT GGTAACGACCCGACAGCATTCTCGGTGCTAACCCAGGCTCTCACGGGTAAGATGGCCTTCATAGACGCTGAGTTCTGTGCTacgtgtggagagaggggggccGAGAAGCGATGCTCCCTCTGCAAAATG GTGACGTACTGTGGCCTGATGTGTCAGCGACTTCACTGGTTCACCCATAAGAAGATCTGTAAAGGACTGCAGGAGAAGGATGCCCCGAGGCTGAGGGAGCTCAATG ATGAGGAGAGTGACATGGTGAAGGAGACAGCCAGCTTCCTGGCAGAGCTGTGTTTGAAGGCAGAGGAGCGCATGGTGTCATCAGGGTGTCCTGGTCCCTCAGCGCCAGACCAGCTGAACTGTCCCTCCACATCCTCAGAGGGACCACCATCCTGCAACCAGGAATGA
- the LOC135552014 gene encoding ankyrin repeat and MYND domain-containing protein 2-like isoform X2: MAAPKKGDLSAAEREILQVIAAGDVQEVARLLGSKDVRVNCLDEYGMTPLMHAAYKGQADMCSLLLQHGADVNCNEHDYGYTALMFAGLSGKTDITSMMLDAGAETDLVNSVGRTAAQMAAFVGQHDCVTVINNFFSRARLEYYTRPQGLEREAKLPPKLAGPLHKIIMTCNLNPVKLVMLVRENPLLVDVGALEKCYHVMDLLCEQCVKQQDMNEVLAMKMHYISYVLQKCMAFLLDRDDKLDVLIKSLLKGRDGDGFPQYQEKFIRDCIRKFPYCEAALLQQLVRSIAPVEIGNDPTAFSVLTQALTGKMAFIDAEFCATCGERGAEKRCSLCKMVTYCGLMCQRLHWFTHKKICKGLQEKDAPRLRELNGQL, from the exons ATGGCTGCTCCCAAGAAAGGAGATCTTTCAGCAGCTGAGCGAGAAATATTACAGGTTATTGCTGCAG GTGATGTGCAGGAGGTTGCACGGCTGCTGGGGTCCAAGGACGTCAGAGTCAACTGTctggatgag TATGGAATGACTCCCCTAATGCACGCAGCATACAAGGGCCAGGCAGACATGTGCAGTCTGCTGCTCCAGCACGGGGCAGACGTCAATTGTAATGAACATGATTATGGATACACAGCCCTCATGTTTGCTGGACTCTCAG GAAAGACAGACATAACCTCCATGATGCTGGATGCGGGTGCAGAGACAGACCTGGTCAATTCAGTAGGTCGCACGGCTGCTCAGATGGCTGCTTTCGTGG GCCAGCATGACTGTGTGACAGTGATCAACAACTTCTTCTCTCGAGCGCGGCTCGAGTACTACACTCGACCCCAGGGGCTGGAGCGAGAAGCCAAACTGCCTCCCAAACTGGCTGGACCTCTTCACAAGATCATCATGACCTGCAACCTCAACCCTGTCAAG CTGGTGATGCTGGTCAGGGAGAACCCTCTGCTGGTGGACGTGGGAGCATTAGAGAAGTGTTACCATGTCATGGATCTGCTGTGTGAGCAGTGTGTGAAGCAGCAGGATATGAATGAAGTCCTGGCCATGAAGATGCACTACATTAGCTATGTGCTGCAGAAATGCATGGCCTTCCTTCTGGACCGTGATGACAAGCTAGATGTGCTCatcaagag CCTGttgaaggggagggatggagatggcttTCCTCAGTACcaggagaagttcattagagaCTGCATCAGGAAGTTTCCCTACTGTGAAGCCGCACTACTACAGCAGCTGGTCAGGAGCATCGCACCAGTGGAGATT GGTAACGACCCGACAGCATTCTCGGTGCTAACCCAGGCTCTCACGGGTAAGATGGCCTTCATAGACGCTGAGTTCTGTGCTacgtgtggagagaggggggccGAGAAGCGATGCTCCCTCTGCAAAATG GTGACGTACTGTGGCCTGATGTGTCAGCGACTTCACTGGTTCACCCATAAGAAGATCTGTAAAGGACTGCAGGAGAAGGATGCCCCGAGGCTGAGGGAGCTCAATG GTCAACTTTAG
- the LOC135553291 gene encoding sclerostin domain-containing protein 1-like has product MVASPPGMAPARHLHLTVRRYRVVRMAQYITGAKFPDVQDLYTRQCQKKAQKIVTGSKQGQAQSQVGCRELRSTKYISDGQCTSLNPVKELVCAGECLPSHLLPNWIGSGPGYTGKFWSRREAQEWRCVIDRTRTQRISLQCQDGRSRTYKITVVTSCKCKRYSRQNNDSGNGKSELEVRQAQGQGSTLQGPKRRKGKEGKNGRSGQKY; this is encoded by the exons atggttgcatcccCGCCTGGTATGGCACCTGCTCGGCACCTGCacctgaccgtaaggcgctacagggtagtgcgtatggcccagtacatcactggggccaagttcccTGAcgtccaggacctttataccaggcagtgtcagaagaaggcccaaaaaattgtcacaGGCTCCA AGCAGGGTCAGGCACAGAGCCAGGTGGGCTGCAGAGAGCTGCGTTCCACCAAGTACATCTCAGATGGTCAGTGCACCAGCCTGAACCCGGTCAAGGAGCTGGTGTGTGCCGGGGAGTGTCTTCCCTCCCACCTACTGCCCAACTGGATCGGCTCTGGTCCCGGCTACACCGGAAAGTTCTGGAGCCGCAGGGAGGCCCAGGAGTGGCGCTGCGTCATCGACCGGACCCGGACCCAGCGCATCAGCCTGCAGTGTCAGGACGGAAGGTCCAGGACCTATAAGATCACTGTGGTTACCTCCTGCAAGTGTAAACGCTACTCCAGGCAGAACAATGACTCAGGGAATGGGAAGTCAGAGCTGGAGGTCAGGCAGGCCCAGGGCCAGGGCTCCACACTCCAGGGGCccaagaggaggaagggaaaggaagggaagaaTGGACGTTCTGGGCAAAAATACTGA